Genomic DNA from bacterium:
GTTGCACAGGTCATTCTTCGCGCCGTCTGTTTCGTGCGTGACACCGGGACCCCACTGGCAGCCGTTGTAGGACTGATCGCTGGAGTCGGTGAGCTTGTAGCAGATCATGTGGCCTCCTTGGCGGGCTTGTCGCACGCATCGGCCAACTTGCGAAACGAGTCGGCTGTCGCCTTCCAATCGGTGCCGTCGTCCGGCGCGTTTCCGTACGTGGCGGGATCATCCGAAACAACCGTATGCGGCAGGTCGTGCCCAGCAGCAAGTATGCACGCGCGGCCCTCGATCACGGCGGGGCAGCGGGAGGGCGTGGCGGGGGAGAGGGCGTCTACGGCCTGTGCTAGCGCGATCTTGGCGTCCCAATACTTCCCCGAATGGATGGGACCGCTGAACAATGCGCGCCACTTCCTCGCCTTATCCACAACCGCTCGCAGCTTCGCCAGTTCTGCCTCGTACCAGGCGCGCTGCTTGTGCGCCCTGATCTCGACCGCGCTGATCAGCTCGTCCAGAGTCAACACGGGCTGCGGCCCCCATGCCTCATCCACGACGGTTTGCAGACGGGTGCGGGCCTCCGCAAGCTCGGCGCGGGCAGAGTCGCGCTCACGCACTTCTTCGCGGCGCAGTGACTCGCGATTGCGAATGCCCGTCTCGATGAGAGCGAGTTTGGAATACAGCGTCATGTCGTTGGGAAGCGTCTCTGGGCTCAGCTCCAGCAACGACACGGCGATGCCATCGAGGAGGGCGTGGACGTCACAAAGCACCTTGTCGATCACCGCCGCTTGACGCTTCGCCTCTTCGAGCTTCACCGACACATCACCAGTTTGTTTTATTGCGCGTTCGCGGTCTTCCCGGGCCCCCGCAAGAGCCTTCTCCAACTCGCACTTGTACTCGATGTCACGGCGCACCTGAGCCTGCGCGGCTTCCAGCGCGTCCAGGTGCATGAAGTCCTGCATGCGGACGATGGGGCATGCCTCGCGCGCCTCCGAAAGCTGGGATTCGAGGGTCGCGCACCGCTTCTCCGCAGCCTCGGCGCGGGCGGTGGCGGCTGCAAGAGCGCGCTCCAGTTCCGTCCTCTTTGCCGCGTAGTCTGCCGCTTGCTCGTCCGCTCCCGGCTGCGAAGGGGAGGGGTGGGTGAATACCGGGACGCAAACGGATCCTTTCGGCTCCGCGTCGATCGCTTGCCAATGCTTCGACACGCCTTTCCTGGCGCGACAGTCCGCCAAGTAGTCTATTGCATATTGCGACATGTACCCCACCGCCTCCCCGCTCGGCTGCGGGGCGGGGTGCAGGGGCTGGTAGTTGGGGTGGTGGTCGGCCGGCGGGGCGGATGTCGCCATCTTGTTGGGCTTGATCCTGCCCAGCGACGCCTGTTCAAGTTCGTCGATGCGGGCGTGCAGTTTCGCCACCTCGGGCGGCGCTAGCAACTCGGAAAGGATCGTGCGCCATCCGATCATGATCGGGTGCTGCTCGCCAATCTTGCGCAGCAGTGCCGCGAAGTCGTCGGTAGTCATTCGGCGAACGGGCGACCCGCGTTTGTCGAGCATGTACGGATTCAGTTCGCGTTCATCGGTGATGCTGGGAAGGTCGTTCATCATCATCATCCTCCTTCGGTGCCCGGCTGGCCTGCTACGATGTACCAGCCGGGCCACGGATCATCAGACGGTTCCCCAGTCCTCCGCCAGCACATCGGTCTGCGAGGCAAGCCACGGCACGAGCATCCCCTGCGCGTCCTTCATCACGATGCACGGTCGCGCAATCATGCCGCTCGTCTCCGGGTGCGGAAGGCTCGGCGCAAAGCAGATGACGAGCCACATCCCCCTGCCGTTCCAGCCATCGCGCGCCACCTTCGCGCCCTCCTTCAACTGCATCAACGCCCATCCAAAATCACAAGGTCCCATATCGATTTCCTTTCTCGCTATCAGCGGTGCCCAGTCGTGGGTCCGGGACACGTCGCGCCCACGCTCGGCATGGGCACGGGGCAGGCGGGGCACAAGACGCTCGTGCCCCTTGTGGTTTCACTGACGCGCACCTCCGGGTAGCTGAGAGGCAACGGCTACACCGCAGAGGGGGAGGAACGGCGTAGCGGCGTTGGGATGCATGGTCAGCCTTCCTCGCCGGGCTCGCGGGCGGCCGGCTCGGGTTCGGGCGGAAGTTCATCCTCCACCACAACCCCGTCGCTATCGTGTTTGACGGCGTCCGGGCTGCCCTTGATGCGGATGCAGTCCACCATCTTGCCTCCCATGCGATCGCGGGTAGGGAACATCGTGATCCGCTTGCCGGTCCAGTTGTCCGTTTCGGGTCCGAGCAGTTCCGCGATCGCCATCGCATTGGTCTTGTTCATCACCAGCATCTTCTTGGCGTCCGAGAACGTGATCACCGGCTTGGTTTCGTGCTTGCCGCCGCGCATCTGCAGCTCGTCCATCGCGACGCTGGCGATCGTATTGGTGACGGACTTTCCGCCGAAGTCTGCGGCCTTTAAATAGCGGCTTGGGAACATCAGTTCTACGCGCATGTGTGCCTCCTATATCGGTTTCCGCGAATCGCCCCAGCGGGTATCGAGAGCGTGTCTTCTACGCTCCACCCAAGGGCATTGAGCCGGCGCTGAGCCGTGTTGTAGGACAGTCCAAGGATCTCGCACGCCTCGCGCAGGCACACGATCCTTCCGCCCATGTCGATGTGCATGGTGTTTCGCTTGTTTCGCGCCTGCTCAAGCGATGTGGCCCACCTGCAGTTACCGGGCTCGTAGTTCCCGTCGTTGTCGATGCGATCGATTGAGTGCAGCGGGGATGGTTTCCTTCCCATGTCGGCAAGGAAGTTCTCGTAGCTGCGCCACCTGTCGCACACTCCGATCCCTCTTGCCCCATAGCACTTGTGCTTTGGGAAGTTCGGGTTTGTGCATCTGGACAGCATGACCGCCCACGTCCTGTATTCTGGGGTGGTTCTGCCGCCCACGGTGTCCCTGTGGGTGAAATGGCCTCTCACAGTGCCACCCCCCTTCCGCCGATTATCAGCGAAACTTCATCCGTGGACCCGTCTTCCTTCACGGCCCACGCTGGCAGCTCCATTTGAAGTTCACTCGGCGCAACCCCGGGCCAGCAGCCCGACGCGCGACACTCGACAACGCGCGCCAGCCAACCGCGGTACAGGTCACGCCCCGCCGAGAGCACCTCGGTTGTCGCGGTGTACACGGCCACGTCGTAGGGCGCGGACTGCTCGACGTAGATCCAGCAGAACCCGTGCGGGCCGTGGCCCATCGCCTCCAGCCCGTCGCAGTAGAAGGCCGCCTGCGCGTGGTACGCAAGCGCGACCAGGCCGCGTTGGACGGCCCGGGGCGAGATGTCGCGGGTGGTCTTGAGGTCCACCACATCCGCGGACGGCGCGATCCAGTCCGCGCGGCCCTTGCACAGAAGGCCGGTATCCCGATCCGTCCAGCGCAGGGTTTGCTCGGCCTTGCCCGACCGCAGGTAGCGGGACGCAACGGGATGGGCCTGGACCGCGGCGGCAACGGCTTCGGCGGCTTCCCAGTCTTCGGGGGCGCGGATCAGTTCCTTGCCGACGTTGGCTGCGAGGAACGCTTCCCATTCCTTGCCCGCCCGCCGGCCACCGTCCCACACAACCCAGTGCGCGTCGATCGTGTCGGGCTCGAACACCATGGCGTGCATCAGCCTGCCTAGACGCATGCTGTCCGTATCGGGGCGGGGGCAGGACAGGGCGTGCTGGTAGTGCCTGGGGCTGACGGCCATGGACTTGAGCGTCGAGATGTTGACGGCGTCGACCGAGTCGTACTCGGCACGGGTCAAGTCTTCGATCGCCGCAAGCACCCTGGACCTTGCGGGCTCGGCCACAAGCGCGGCCACGGCGCCCCGGTCCCGCACCGGATCGTCGGTGATGATGCCCGCTTCGGTGCAGGCGGCAACGGCGGCCTCACGCGGCGTCATGGTGCCCTCCTCTTCGCAATTGCATCCTCGATGGCCTTCAGCGGAACGTGCTGAAGCACCAGTTCCGCGCAGCGCGCGAGCGCTTCGGCTCGCGCTGCGCTCCGCTGCGGAGAGCCGCGGGCGGCGGCGTAGGCGGCGTAGGCGGCGGCGCTGGCAGCGTTGGCGGCGGCGGCGGCGGCGTAGGCGGCGTAGGCGGCGGCGCTGGCAGCGTTGGCGGCGGCGTCGGCGGCGCTGGCGGCGTAGTAGGCGGCGCTGGCGGCGGCGCTGGCGGCGGCGTCGGCGGCGCTGGCGGCGTAGTAGGCGGCGGCGTTGGCGGCGGCGGCGGCCTTCCGCACATCTTCCGGCGCTACGCCGGCATCGCCGCGGCACCATGCCTCCGCGGTTTCGATCGCCTTCAGGGGCCGCGTCTCGCCGGCCTTGACGTATTGGAGCGCGGTTCGCGCGCATTGGCACGCAGCGAACACAAGCACCTTGCGATCGACACCCAGCCGACCCGCCAGCCACAAGATCCATTCGGCGCGCTTGCAGCCGTGGTAGGCGCAGCGCAGCGACTTGCGCCCCACCCATTCGCGGGCTTCGTGGCACGCGTGAACATCAATCAGCAGCGATCGAAACGATTGACCTTTGGTTACCTTGATTTTCATTCCGCAGCCTCGCATTCAGGCATCGGCCCGTCGTATTCAGGCTCAGGCGCAGGCTCGCGGTCCTCATCCTCGGCCGGGTCGTCCACCCAGCCGCAGTCCTCCATGTGGCCGCGGACGGGCCGGAGCGTGCAGATGCACGGGTGGCTGACGTTGTCCGCGTCGCGGTACGTACCGGAGCCTTCACACATGTAGCAGTCCCGGTTGTCTTTCACGGCTCCACCTCCTGCGTGTGTTCATCGACCACGCGCGGCTGCAGCATGTCGAGCAGCTCGGTGAGGCGCTTCGCGACCTCCCACGCCGCGCTGCCACCAGTGCCCTGGCCGTGCGCAATCTCCAGGTCATCACGGGCGGCACGTACGGCACGCTCTACCTGCTCCCAGGGGCGGGTCATGATGCCACCAACCCGATCCGGTGCTGCCGAGCGCTCTCCCGGGTGATCTGCTGCTGGAGCTGCTGCAGGGTGCGGCGGCTGTCGTGTGCCGCTAGGATGCGGATTGCGGCGGGCGTGAGGCGGTAGCGCTGCATGGGATCCTCCTTGTGATGATCCCCTTGTAACCCGCGTGACCCGCGGGGTCAAGCAAAAAAAAGTTACCGCATTGACTTTTTTTGGTTGCGCTCACGGGTAGCAGGGGATACGGTCAGGGGCATGGTAACCTCGTCGCGCGGTCGGGCGCTCCTGACCGCCTACCTGCAGGAGCATCGTCTCAGAAAAGTCGCCGTTGCGCGGGCCATCGGCACGAGTCACGTGGCTGTCCTCTACTATCTGACTGGCGCGAAGCGCCCAGATGCGTCCCGACGCGCGGCCATTGAGCGGTGGACCGGCGGCGCGGTCCCCGCTGAGTCGTGGCTCACCGAGGAGGAGCAAGCCGCACTCGCGGCCGTCCAACCCCGAGAAAAAACGGGGACAGACGCATGAAGCCCGGGCTGCGAATGCCACACCTCCGCCACTGCCCCGCGTGTGACCGCTGGCGCCGCCTGTCGGCCTACGACGGCTCCCAGCGAACCTGCAGGGAGTGCCGTCGCTCCCAGATCATGCGTGCCACCGTAGCGCGCGAGGCCCTGTCCCTGGCCCGTCGCAGCGGCAAGCCCTGCCCAGCGTGTTGCGGCCTGTCCTGGCGCGTGAAGGGCCCGCGGTGCAGGGCGTGTGGCCTGCTGTACGCCGAAGAGGCGCCGCAGATGGTGGAGTTCCGACACGACTCGGCCTTGGCGGCGGCGGTGGAGGAATAGTGAGCGACCTCCCCGGCCCCCTGGACCCTCACCGCGGCGGGTGCGCGGACGGTTGGACGTCGTGCAGCAACTGCCCGGTCATCCTGTGCGAGTACAACACGCAGGGCGAGAACTACCGCAAGGGGCGGCGGAAGATGAAGCAGATCGAGCTTCCCATATCCGAATCTGGACAGGAGTCTCAACGTGACGGAGACTGAGATAAGCCGCACCGTGCTCGACGTGCTCAGGCTCGCGTTCCCCCCACCCGGTGCGTGGTGGCACCGGAACAACACGGGCAAGGTGAAGCGCAAGGGCGGCTGTTTCGTCGTGTACGGCCTTGGAAACGGAGGGCCGGACATCGTCGGCTGTGTCGATGGCCGATGGGTAGCCGTTGAGGTGAAGGTCCCCGGCAAGTGGCAGGAGCCTGACCAGCAGGCGTGGCAGGTGCAGCACGAACTATCCGGCGGCGTATACGTGCTGGCACACGACGCGAGGGAAGCGATTGATGGAGTCAAGCGAGGGCTGGAGGTGGCGGCGTGAGCGCGACTCATGCACCCGAGCGCGGGTTAGGATGCATGCGCCGCAACCATGCGGAGAAAGCAGTAGCAGAATGAGCAAGGCACAGACGCACCCAACGACGCTGGCAGGACCACAGAAGATCGCGATCACGCTTCGGGGTAGGCCCGGAAGTCTGCTCGTGGTCCACGCCTTCGCGGAGAAGGCCAAGAAAGAGATCCGCGACAAGCAACAGAAGAAAGCGAAGCAGGCCAAGGAGGAGCGCCGGCCCGCCGAGGAATGCGAGGCCGC
This window encodes:
- a CDS encoding PD-(D/E)XK nuclease-like domain-containing protein, translated to MRDRGAVAALVAEPARSRVLAAIEDLTRAEYDSVDAVNISTLKSMAVSPRHYQHALSCPRPDTDSMRLGRLMHAMVFEPDTIDAHWVVWDGGRRAGKEWEAFLAANVGKELIRAPEDWEAAEAVAAAVQAHPVASRYLRSGKAEQTLRWTDRDTGLLCKGRADWIAPSADVVDLKTTRDISPRAVQRGLVALAYHAQAAFYCDGLEAMGHGPHGFCWIYVEQSAPYDVAVYTATTEVLSAGRDLYRGWLARVVECRASGCWPGVAPSELQMELPAWAVKEDGSTDEVSLIIGGRGVAL
- a CDS encoding DUF2829 domain-containing protein, encoding MGPCDFGWALMQLKEGAKVARDGWNGRGMWLVICFAPSLPHPETSGMIARPCIVMKDAQGMLVPWLASQTDVLAEDWGTV